The following are encoded in a window of Panicum virgatum strain AP13 chromosome 5N, P.virgatum_v5, whole genome shotgun sequence genomic DNA:
- the LOC120674131 gene encoding NADH-cytochrome b5 reductase-like protein isoform X2, translated as MAALLLRRLAGAHRGRVPLGAAAAAACGGAALFYASSSPTVAHLEKGEEAGEKVALNPDKWLEFKLQEKAKVSHNSQLFRFSFDPNTKLGLDVASCLITRAPIGEEVEGRRKYVIRPYTPISDPDSKGYFDLLIKVYPDGKMSQYFASLKPGDVVEVKGPIEKLRYSPNMKKQIGMIAGGTGITPMLQVVRAILKNPDDKTQVSLIYANVSPDDILLKRELDRLASSYPNFKVFYTVDKPSADWRGGVGFVSKDMILKGLPGPGEDSLILVCGPPGMMNHISGDKAKDRSQGEVSGRLKDLGYTAEMVYKF; from the exons ATGGCGGCGCTACTGCTGCGTAGGCTCGCCGGGGCCCACCGCGGCCGCGTCCCGctgggggccgccgccgccgccgcctgtggtGGAGCCGCGCTCTTCTACGCCTCGTCTTCCCCTACCGTT GCGCACCTGGAGAAGGGCGAGGAAGCCGGTGAGAAAGTTG CACTTAACCCTGATAAGTGGTTGGAGTTCAAACTCCAAGAGAAGGCGAAAGTTAGCCACAACTCACAGTTATTCAG ATTTTCATTTGACCCAAATACTAAGCTGGGCCTCGATGTTGCCTCGTGTCTCATCACAAG GGCTCCTATTGGTGAGGAAGTGGAGGGAAGAAGAAAATATGTTATTCGCCC gtacacgcCTATCTCTGATCCAGATTCTAAAGGATATTTTGACCTACTGATCAAG GTTTATCCTGATGGGAAAATGAGCCAGTACTTTGCAAGTTTGAAGCCAGGAGATGTTGTTGAAGTCAAAGG GCCCATTGAGAAGCTCAGATATAGCCCGAACATGAAAAAACAGATTGGCATG ATTGCTGGTGGTACTGGTATAACACCAATGCTGCAGGTTGTCAGGGCTATCCTAAAAAATCCTGATGACAAAACTCAG GTCTCCTTAATTTATGCCAACGTGTCGCCAGATGATATCTTACTCAAAAGGGAATTGGATAGACTTGCCAGTAGCTATCCTAACTTCAAG GTGTTCTATACAGTTGATAAGCCATCAGCTGACTGGAGGGGTGGTGTTGGTTTTGTATCGAAGGACATGATTTTGAAAGGTTTGCCAGGCCCAGGGGAGGATTCGCTGATCCTT GTTTGTGGTCCACCAGGAATGATGAATCACATCTCTGGGGACAAGGCAAAGGATAGATCTCAGGGCGAG GTCTCTGGCCGTCTGAAAGATTTAGGATACACGGCAGAGATGGTATACAAGTTCTGA
- the LOC120674131 gene encoding NADH-cytochrome b5 reductase-like protein isoform X1, with the protein MAALLLRRLAGAHRGRVPLGAAAAAACGGAALFYASSSPTVAHLEKGEEAGEKVALNPDKWLEFKLQEKAKVSHNSQLFRFSFDPNTKLGLDVASCLITRAPIGEEVEGRRKYVIRPYTPISDPDSKGYFDLLIKVYPDGKMSQYFASLKPGDVVEVKGPIEKLRYSPNMKKQIGMIAGGTGITPMLQVVRAILKNPDDKTQVSLIYANVSPDDILLKRELDRLASSYPNFKVYIAMISSSEPGLFFSLSMTLSLQNQVFYTVDKPSADWRGGVGFVSKDMILKGLPGPGEDSLILVCGPPGMMNHISGDKAKDRSQGEVSGRLKDLGYTAEMVYKF; encoded by the exons ATGGCGGCGCTACTGCTGCGTAGGCTCGCCGGGGCCCACCGCGGCCGCGTCCCGctgggggccgccgccgccgccgcctgtggtGGAGCCGCGCTCTTCTACGCCTCGTCTTCCCCTACCGTT GCGCACCTGGAGAAGGGCGAGGAAGCCGGTGAGAAAGTTG CACTTAACCCTGATAAGTGGTTGGAGTTCAAACTCCAAGAGAAGGCGAAAGTTAGCCACAACTCACAGTTATTCAG ATTTTCATTTGACCCAAATACTAAGCTGGGCCTCGATGTTGCCTCGTGTCTCATCACAAG GGCTCCTATTGGTGAGGAAGTGGAGGGAAGAAGAAAATATGTTATTCGCCC gtacacgcCTATCTCTGATCCAGATTCTAAAGGATATTTTGACCTACTGATCAAG GTTTATCCTGATGGGAAAATGAGCCAGTACTTTGCAAGTTTGAAGCCAGGAGATGTTGTTGAAGTCAAAGG GCCCATTGAGAAGCTCAGATATAGCCCGAACATGAAAAAACAGATTGGCATG ATTGCTGGTGGTACTGGTATAACACCAATGCTGCAGGTTGTCAGGGCTATCCTAAAAAATCCTGATGACAAAACTCAG GTCTCCTTAATTTATGCCAACGTGTCGCCAGATGATATCTTACTCAAAAGGGAATTGGATAGACTTGCCAGTAGCTATCCTAACTTCAAGGTTTATATCGCCATGATTAGTTCATCAGAACCTGGGTTATTTTTTTCCTTGAGCATGACATTATCCTTGCAAAATCAGGTGTTCTATACAGTTGATAAGCCATCAGCTGACTGGAGGGGTGGTGTTGGTTTTGTATCGAAGGACATGATTTTGAAAGGTTTGCCAGGCCCAGGGGAGGATTCGCTGATCCTT GTTTGTGGTCCACCAGGAATGATGAATCACATCTCTGGGGACAAGGCAAAGGATAGATCTCAGGGCGAG GTCTCTGGCCGTCTGAAAGATTTAGGATACACGGCAGAGATGGTATACAAGTTCTGA
- the LOC120674132 gene encoding MAPK kinase substrate protein At1g80180-like, producing the protein MAGLQRSSQTFRRSGSSGLVWDERLMSSQDGNQGEPEGTGATEFKELRHSRSVGSVGLQLRRRNDGAEHRRRHDDGNQGFHTRRVAPALDPPSPKVPGCIFCGIFRKGGASEPSKPRRY; encoded by the coding sequence ATGGCAGGGCTGCAGCGATCTTCACAAACTTTCAGGAGGTCCGGCTCATCAGGCTTGGTCTGGGATGAGAGGCTCATGTCTTCACAGGACGGCAACCAGGGGGAGCCAGAGGGCACTGGAGCCACGGAGTTCAAGGAGCTCAGGCACTCCCGCAGCGTCGGCTCCGTTGGGCTGCAGCTGCGCAGGCGCAACGACGGCGCGGAGCACAGGCGGCGCCACGACGACGGCAACCAGGGCTTCCATACCCGGCGTGTAGCCCCAGCCCTGGACCCGCCTTCACCCAAGGTTCCTGGCTGCATCTTCTGTGGGATCTTCAGGAAGGGTGGAGCTTCAGAGCCATCCAAGCCCAGAAGGTACTAA
- the LOC120676754 gene encoding transcription factor HY5-like — protein sequence MAAQEQEQDKQQAKTSTTSSLPSSSERSSSSAPNNLREGGVESDEEIRRVPEMGGASASASSGAGADERPKEDGKQGQLVAATGAQGQPPAAGKKRGRTAGDKEQNRLKRLLRNRVSAQQARERKKAYLTELEAKAKDLELRNAELEQRVSTLQNENNTLRQILKNTTAHASKRSSGGGAGAGKGGDKKHHFTKS from the exons atggcggcgcaggagcaggagcaggacaaGCAGCAGGCGAAGACGAGCACGACGAGCTCGCTCCCCTCCAGCAGCGAGCGCTCCTCCAGCTCCGCACCCAACAACCTCAGGGAAGGAG GGGTGGAGAGCGACGAGGAGATACGGCGGGTGCCGGAGATGGGcggcgcgtcggcgtcggcctcgtcgggcgcgggcgcggacgAGCGCCCCAAGGAGGACGGCAAGCAGGGGCAGCTGGTGGCGGCAACGGGGGCGCAGGggcagccgccggcggcggggaagaaGCGCGGGCGCACCGCCGGGGACAAGGAGCAGAACCGGCTCAAGCGGCTGCTCCGGAACCGCGTCTCGGCGCAGCAGGCGCGGGAGCGGAAGAAGGCGTACCTGACGGAGCTCGAGGCGAAGGCTAAGGACCTCGAGCTCCGCAATGCCGAGCTCGAGCAGCGGGTCTCCACGCTCCAGAACGAGAACAACACGCTCCGCCAG ATTTTGAAGAACACGACGGCGCACGCGAGCaagaggagcagcggcggcggtgccggcgccggcaaGGGCGGCGACAAGAAGCACCACTTCACCAAGAGCTGA